CAGGTCGGCGAGTGCGTCGCGCTGGTCGGCCCATGTTGCGGCCAGCGTCACGAGTTGTTCGGGGGTGTCGGCGATAAATTCGGGCAACCCCAGTGCGTTCAGCAGACTCATGCCCTGGCGCCCGCGCGCGTCGTGGCCCGCTACCGTCAGTACCGGGACGCCCATCCACAGCGAATCACACGTCGTCACTGCACCGCCATACGGGAACGGGTCGAGCGTCACGTCGAGCGGCTGGTACGCCTCGAAATAGTCGCTGCCCGAGAGCCGGTACACGAGTTCCAGCCGATCGGAGACGATCCCGCGTTGTGTGAAGCGCGCCGCGATCTCTTCCGACGAACTCACCGACTGCCCCGCGAGTAGCACCAACCGCGACTTCGGCACGGCCTTCAGGATCTCGGCCCACGCACCCACGCACGCATCGGACAGTTTGCCGGGGTGGTTCAGGCACCCGAACGTGAACGCGCGCCGGCTCGCGGGCAGTGGGTTCGGTGCCGGGGCGTTTTCCGGCGGGACGTACAGCCAACTGAGGTCGGGCAGGCGCAGGAGCTTCTCGGTGTACAGCGATTCCGCACCCGGCGGGTCGATCTGCCCGTCTGTGACGCGAAAATCCAGCGCCCGCATCCCGGTCGTCGCGGGGTAGCTGAAGAGGCCGATTTGGGTCGGCGCGGGGCCGCGCGCGAACACGAGCAGCCGGTTCCCCGGCGCGTGCCCGTTCAGATCCACAAGGATGTCGATTTCATCCGAGCGGATGAGGTTCGCGGCGCGGTCGTCCGGGAGGCCGGCGATCGGCTTCCACGAATCCGCGAGCCGGCGCAGGCGGTCGTAGTCCTCGCCCTGCCGACCCGAGTTCGGGTACGCGGTAATGTGGAACTGTTTGCGATCGTGGTGCGTGAGCAGCGTTTCCAGAAACGCGAACGCCGCTCGCGACCGGAACTCGCCGAACACGTACCCCACGCGGACCCGCCCGGGAGCGTTCGGGTCGCGCTTGCGCGGGCGCTCCGCGGGAGCCAGTGGGTCCGCGAACGCGGTGGCCCAGGTCACGTGCTCGTCGCGCAACTGTTCCGGTGTGAGCGTCGAGGAGAACAGCAGGTTACTGAGGAGCGAGCTTTGTGCGATCGGGTTCGGAGCTAACTCGAGCGCCCGGCGCAGCGCCTCGACCGCTTCCGTGGTGCGGCCCTGGTCGCCGAGGCTCGTGCCCAGGTTCGCCCACGCATCAACGAAGTCGGGCCGGAGGTGAACCGCCATCCGGTACGCGACCTGCGCGTCGTCCGTGCGGCCGGCGGCTTCGTAGGCCACGCCCAGGGCGTTGTGCGCTTCGGGGTAGTCCGTGCGGAGCGCAACCGCGCGTTCCAGTGTTTCAATCGCCTCGTCTGTTTGACCGGCCGCGGCGAGGTGGAGCCCCAAGTTGCAGTAGCCCCGCGGCGAATCCGAGAACCGCGAAACCACCTCGCGGAACGCGGCGATGGCCTCGTCGCGGCGCCCGCACCGGGCGAGCGCGTCGCCGAGCAGGTTCAGCCCGTCGGCCACGTCGGGGGTCACGGTGACCGCGCGCGCGAAGCACTCCACCGCGCGCGGCCAGTCGCCGCCGTCGCTCACCGCGAGCCCCAGGTTCACGAGCACCAGGGGGGCGTTGGGCGATAATCGCAGGGCGTCTTCGTACAGCGGCACCGCCCGCGCGGAGCGCCCCGTGCGGCGGTACAGGTTCCCGAGGTTGAAGAGCGTGTTGAGCTGATTGGGGTCGGACGCGATCGATTCGAGGTAGAAGCGCTCGGCCTCGTCGGTCTCGCCGCGGTGGGCGAGAATCGAGCCGAGGTTGGTCAGGCACGCGGGGTGCCCCGGGATCGCTTCGAGGAGCTGTCGGTACCCCTGCTCGGCTTCGTCAAGGGCACCGCTCTGGTGTGCGGCGACGGCGCGCTGGAACAATTCGTCCGGGGTGGCCACGGCTCCCTCCGGGAGCTGGGGAAAGGGCGAAGCGAGGAATGCAAACGGGTGCGAAGGGTCGCTCCACTTCTCGCTTTTTCCTTATTACCCTTTTTCGTCCGTATTGCCAACTATTCCCCGACGTAGGGCAGCAGGCCCATGAACCGCGCCCGCTTCACCGCGGTGCCGACCTCGCGCTGGAACGTGGCGCACAGCCCGGTTCGTTTCCGGCTGGACAGTTTGCCCTGGCTGGTCAACATCTTCTTGAGGTTGCTCACGTCCTTGTAATCGACGAACGCGGGGCGCGGGCACCCGTCTTTAGTGCAGAACCGGCACCGCCCCTTGCGCGACCTACCCAGCTTCTTCCGATTCATGTCACTCCACCTGACCCGTGTGAAACTGCACCGACAATTCCGGTATTTTCGGAAAGAGTTAGGGTAGGTGGCGGGGCCACAAGTGTCAACGGAGTCTGTGGCATTGAGGTACCACCCGCTCGTTGCCACGCGCGGTTCGCCAATGGTCCCGGTGAACCGCGCGTGGCAACGAGCGGGTGGAGCAACTACACGCCCAGGTCTTTTTTCAGGGACGAGTACCAGTCGCTGAACCAGCCGGTGCGCACCTTGTTGTTGCCCGTGGACTCCATGACCTGCACTACCATTTTCTTCAGTTCGCGGTCGGTCTTCTTGCCCTGGGCCGCGCGCTTGACGTTGCCGAAGATGAGGTCGAATTCCTGTTGGTCGATCTTCCCGTCGTTGGCCGCGGCGGTCGCGAGCTGGTCCTCGATCTGCTTGAGGATGCGCGACTCCAGAACGTAGCTGAACTCGTCGCACACCTGCCCCAGCGCGGCCAGCGCGCTCTCGACGGTGACGCCGAGCTCGATGGCGATGCGGACGATCTCCCGCTCCTCGTTCCGGTCGATGTACTTGTCGTCGTAGGCGCGGGCCTTGATCTCGTTGACGATCCGCTTCTTGGTGTCGTCGGGTGACATGGTGGGTCTCCTGCGTCGGCCGGACGGGGTTCGGGGCGGGCACGGCCCGCGTATCGGGTATTCGTTGAGCCGCGCGCGATCTTGGCGCGGGCGAGTGCCCGAATTCTAGCCGCCCGCGTTCGACCCGCAATCACGGATTTCACCGAACCCGCACCCACCGCGGATCATCTTTACTTCTTCTTTTTCTTCTTCCCCACCGGCTTGGCAGCGTCCCCGGGTCCGGCGCTATCCGTTTCGGGCGCGTGTGCCTCTCCACCGTCGGAATCGTGCGGCACACTGGCCCCTACCCCCGCACCAACGAGGGACGCGAGGAGCTTCTTTTTCTTTTTCCCCTTCTTCCCTTTCTTGGGCGGGAACGTGCCTTCCGGCGGCTCGGTCAGGTCTTCAATGAGTTGACCGGGGCGCACGCCCAGCGCACCCGACAGGGCCAAAATCGTACTCGCCCGCGGGTCCGCCTTCCGCCCCTGCTCCATCTTCGTCACGAGAGAGAGACTCAAATCGGCCCGGTCCGCGACTTCTTGTTGTGATAAACCCGCTGCCGCTCGCAACGTCTGCAACCGGTACGCGATGTTCTTCGACAACCCCATAAAGCCCCTCTGAGAATTGTGTGGGAAGTGTGTAGGCACAGAAATGATAGCAATGAGTCAGGTGGCACTCAAGTGCCACCTGAGAAAAATTTGACGCGCGCAAATGTAGCACCGGGCTTCCACCCGGTGCTACGAACGCCGGCCCCTCCGGGGCGAAGACCAGGGCCTTCATTGCCTTTC
The Gemmata palustris DNA segment above includes these coding regions:
- a CDS encoding O-linked N-acetylglucosamine transferase, SPINDLY family protein is translated as MATPDELFQRAVAAHQSGALDEAEQGYRQLLEAIPGHPACLTNLGSILAHRGETDEAERFYLESIASDPNQLNTLFNLGNLYRRTGRSARAVPLYEDALRLSPNAPLVLVNLGLAVSDGGDWPRAVECFARAVTVTPDVADGLNLLGDALARCGRRDEAIAAFREVVSRFSDSPRGYCNLGLHLAAAGQTDEAIETLERAVALRTDYPEAHNALGVAYEAAGRTDDAQVAYRMAVHLRPDFVDAWANLGTSLGDQGRTTEAVEALRRALELAPNPIAQSSLLSNLLFSSTLTPEQLRDEHVTWATAFADPLAPAERPRKRDPNAPGRVRVGYVFGEFRSRAAFAFLETLLTHHDRKQFHITAYPNSGRQGEDYDRLRRLADSWKPIAGLPDDRAANLIRSDEIDILVDLNGHAPGNRLLVFARGPAPTQIGLFSYPATTGMRALDFRVTDGQIDPPGAESLYTEKLLRLPDLSWLYVPPENAPAPNPLPASRRAFTFGCLNHPGKLSDACVGAWAEILKAVPKSRLVLLAGQSVSSSEEIAARFTQRGIVSDRLELVYRLSGSDYFEAYQPLDVTLDPFPYGGAVTTCDSLWMGVPVLTVAGHDARGRQGMSLLNALGLPEFIADTPEQLVTLAATWADQRDALADLRSSLRDMVAHSPLTDAATYVKHLEAAYRSA
- a CDS encoding helix-turn-helix domain-containing protein, with the translated sequence MGLSKNIAYRLQTLRAAAGLSQQEVADRADLSLSLVTKMEQGRKADPRASTILALSGALGVRPGQLIEDLTEPPEGTFPPKKGKKGKKKKKLLASLVGAGVGASVPHDSDGGEAHAPETDSAGPGDAAKPVGKKKKKK
- the rpsR gene encoding 30S ribosomal protein S18, whose amino-acid sequence is MNRKKLGRSRKGRCRFCTKDGCPRPAFVDYKDVSNLKKMLTSQGKLSSRKRTGLCATFQREVGTAVKRARFMGLLPYVGE